In one window of Arthrobacter pascens DNA:
- a CDS encoding phytoene desaturase family protein has translation MRAPEDIAIIGSGINSLVAAAELALAGKRVCLIERMDRLGGFIHSSERTIPGFIHDTFSSWHPLFVSGDAYKELGQELHARGLEYCNADGAVTASIGIDPTTGKHRVVVADRDPKSTALALSSPREGSAYLDMIDDLGKNASTVFGAFGAELRSFKDVSRIALGALKKGKIKGNEAFLRDALMSGRSYIRSRFDGWEADQLWSPWLLHAGLGPDSATGGVMMPVMALTMHGFGLPVVKGGASNFVAAFESLLREKGVRIMLNTNVEKIRIDAGRVSGLMTSDGPVAAGTVLANVSPQALYGKLLDNAVPAAAAAANRFQNGRGAMQIHLALDKPLQWLDSRLNTVPLIHLSNGSDSIGIACAQAEAGLLPAEPTVVVGQQSILDPSRAPAGGATLWLQLQEVPFGPVGDAAGLLSVAEGWSEELKAGYMERILARLEEFAPGTRASVLAWDILSPADLAQQNPNAVNGDPYGGSAELFQNLLWRPFPEAAGHRTAVKGLWHIGASTHPGPGLSGGSGHLVARSLI, from the coding sequence ATGCGAGCACCCGAAGATATTGCGATTATCGGTTCAGGAATCAACTCTCTGGTAGCGGCTGCGGAGCTCGCTCTTGCCGGGAAACGCGTTTGCCTTATCGAACGCATGGATCGGCTGGGCGGGTTCATCCATTCCTCCGAACGGACCATTCCTGGCTTTATTCATGACACATTCTCATCGTGGCACCCCCTCTTCGTTTCAGGGGATGCCTACAAGGAACTGGGCCAGGAGCTGCATGCGCGCGGGTTGGAGTACTGCAACGCAGACGGGGCGGTGACGGCCAGCATTGGCATTGACCCGACCACCGGCAAGCACCGCGTCGTGGTTGCCGACAGGGACCCCAAATCTACGGCGTTGGCTCTGAGCTCCCCCAGGGAGGGGAGCGCCTACCTGGATATGATTGACGACCTCGGGAAAAACGCTTCCACTGTCTTTGGTGCGTTTGGGGCTGAGCTTCGATCATTCAAGGACGTTTCACGGATCGCCCTGGGAGCTCTGAAGAAAGGCAAAATCAAGGGAAATGAGGCCTTTCTGCGCGACGCCCTGATGAGCGGGCGCAGCTATATCAGAAGTCGATTCGACGGCTGGGAGGCGGACCAACTTTGGTCGCCTTGGCTTCTCCACGCCGGCCTTGGGCCCGATAGCGCCACCGGCGGCGTGATGATGCCCGTAATGGCCCTGACCATGCACGGCTTCGGACTGCCTGTGGTGAAAGGTGGTGCATCAAATTTTGTGGCTGCCTTTGAATCCCTGCTGCGCGAGAAAGGGGTGCGCATCATGCTGAACACAAACGTTGAAAAGATAAGAATCGACGCCGGGCGCGTCTCAGGGCTGATGACGTCGGACGGGCCCGTCGCGGCAGGTACAGTGCTGGCAAACGTTTCCCCTCAAGCCCTGTACGGAAAATTACTTGACAATGCGGTGCCGGCCGCCGCAGCCGCAGCAAACCGGTTTCAGAACGGCCGCGGGGCGATGCAGATCCATCTGGCTCTCGATAAGCCGCTCCAATGGCTCGATTCTCGCCTGAATACGGTTCCTCTGATTCACCTCAGCAATGGCTCGGACAGCATTGGTATCGCCTGCGCGCAGGCAGAGGCCGGGCTGCTTCCCGCCGAGCCCACGGTCGTGGTGGGACAGCAATCGATCCTGGATCCATCCCGTGCACCCGCGGGTGGAGCGACGCTTTGGCTGCAGTTACAGGAAGTTCCATTCGGCCCAGTAGGGGATGCGGCGGGACTGCTGTCCGTTGCGGAAGGCTGGTCCGAGGAACTGAAGGCGGGTTATATGGAACGGATCCTTGCCAGACTGGAGGAATTCGCGCCTGGCACCCGCGCGTCCGTCTTGGCATGGGACATCCTTTCGCCAGCTGACCTAGCTCAGCAGAATCCGAACGCAGTCAATGGTGACCCTTACGGCGGATCGGCCGAGCTCTTCCAAAACCTCCTGTGGCGCCCGTTCCCGGAAGCCGCAGGCCACCGGACAGCAGTCAAGGGTCTTTGGCACATCGGCGCATCAACGCATCCTGGGCCTGGGCTGTCCGGAGGTTCCGGGCACCTGGTGGCCAGAAGCCTTATCTAG
- a CDS encoding amidohydrolase family protein, whose product MNHTIERSDMTSDMRQKVDLLITAGCIVTVDAERRILFDGAIAVEGSNIVAVGPRAELVDIFAPVRHIDEPEGLVVPGFIDAHTHPIDSLIPGMCDDTPQFVRLSQRVIPYEDQLDDEDAFLAAKASFIEMIRHGTTTFVDGAGPQPDAIARAAIDTGIRGVITRKLTDVAGPFGGRVEALEDAIAGAEETVAKYRGGPDSLIRAAYNIDMPIVASDALLSRVAEASAARGVGVVSHLIGRQSLETTNNRNSDIHRLQKANLLGPDLLLAHIGWIPNGDIELLAATDTQVAHCPGSSFVGGNGWVSHGVIPDLVAAGANVALGTDASIISRSLDMVRTMYLAACAHKDARQDPLIMNPFHVFEMATIGGARAARWSDRIGSLEVGKAADLAIFDMSGPEWWPDPLGNAVPNLVYGGSGRDARTVVINGIVAMEDRQFPQEDLQTLAKAVDDASRRALTRLGGRRVTWPPSPAPQPER is encoded by the coding sequence GTGAACCACACAATTGAACGGAGTGACATGACATCGGACATGCGACAAAAGGTCGACCTGCTGATCACGGCCGGCTGCATAGTAACGGTCGATGCCGAACGAAGGATCCTCTTCGACGGCGCCATTGCAGTCGAGGGAAGCAATATAGTCGCAGTAGGACCGCGTGCTGAGCTCGTGGACATCTTCGCGCCGGTACGGCACATCGACGAACCCGAAGGGCTTGTTGTGCCGGGATTCATCGATGCTCATACGCATCCCATAGACTCCCTGATCCCTGGAATGTGCGACGACACCCCCCAGTTTGTGCGGCTCAGTCAACGGGTCATTCCCTACGAGGACCAACTCGACGACGAAGACGCCTTCCTGGCCGCCAAAGCCTCTTTCATCGAGATGATCCGCCACGGAACAACAACATTCGTCGACGGCGCAGGACCGCAACCCGACGCGATAGCACGTGCAGCCATTGACACAGGTATACGAGGAGTCATCACCCGCAAGCTGACAGACGTCGCCGGCCCGTTCGGGGGACGCGTAGAGGCGCTCGAAGACGCCATCGCAGGCGCAGAGGAGACCGTGGCGAAATATCGCGGCGGCCCTGACTCTCTGATCCGGGCTGCATACAACATCGACATGCCCATAGTTGCGAGTGATGCCCTGCTCAGTCGGGTTGCCGAGGCCTCCGCAGCCCGCGGTGTCGGTGTTGTCTCCCACCTCATAGGCCGCCAGTCACTAGAAACGACCAACAACCGGAATTCTGACATCCACCGCTTGCAAAAGGCAAACCTGCTCGGACCCGACCTCCTGTTGGCACACATCGGCTGGATACCCAACGGGGACATCGAACTGCTGGCCGCCACAGACACCCAGGTTGCCCACTGTCCAGGATCGAGCTTCGTAGGCGGAAACGGTTGGGTCTCCCATGGCGTCATACCCGACTTGGTTGCCGCCGGAGCCAACGTGGCTCTCGGAACAGACGCATCAATCATCAGCCGTTCCCTGGACATGGTCAGGACAATGTACTTGGCGGCGTGCGCCCATAAGGACGCCCGCCAAGACCCGCTGATCATGAACCCGTTTCACGTCTTCGAAATGGCCACCATAGGAGGTGCCCGCGCCGCCCGATGGAGTGACCGAATCGGCTCACTCGAGGTTGGGAAGGCCGCCGATCTTGCGATTTTCGACATGTCCGGTCCCGAATGGTGGCCTGACCCGCTCGGCAACGCGGTGCCTAACCTCGTTTACGGAGGGTCGGGACGGGACGCGCGCACAGTTGTCATCAACGGGATAGTAGCCATGGAAGACCGGCAATTTCCGCAGGAAGATCTGCAAACCCTCGCCAAAGCAGTGGACGACGCATCCCGCCGGGCACTTACCAGGCTCGGCGGACGTCGAGTCACGTGGCCCCCGTCGCCAGCCCCACAGCCAGAACGCTAG
- a CDS encoding helix-turn-helix transcriptional regulator, which yields MEKLSVEELARAAGNLSPVHFAHLFSAAFGISAHQYLMQYRVHQARRLLGETGSRIADIAYEAGFCSQAHMTEVFRRRLGVSPALIRQTPVCTQKTSLW from the coding sequence ATGGAGAAGCTTTCAGTCGAAGAACTAGCCCGCGCAGCAGGAAACCTTAGTCCGGTGCACTTCGCTCACCTCTTCTCCGCAGCCTTCGGGATCTCCGCTCACCAGTACCTCATGCAATACCGCGTCCATCAGGCGCGCCGCCTGCTTGGCGAAACCGGCAGTAGGATCGCGGATATTGCCTATGAAGCAGGTTTCTGCAGTCAGGCACACATGACCGAGGTATTCCGACGCCGCCTCGGAGTGTCACCCGCGCTCATTCGGCAGACTCCTGTCTGCACCCAAAAAACGTCCCTTTGGTGA
- a CDS encoding integrase core domain-containing protein, whose amino-acid sequence METFLRPSHVLKVARRKGSEQGSFSNQRPATVHMVSDQASAPVNWRLFVPEAWEGPDIKHKRTRPYRPQTNGKVERYSCTMLDEWAYAKPYASESERVAAFTDWLHHYNHHRGHTSLKGQPPASRVTNLSGQYT is encoded by the coding sequence ATGGAGACTTTTTTACGACCGTCACATGTGCTCAAGGTAGCACGAAGGAAAGGATCTGAACAAGGGTCTTTTTCGAACCAGCGGCCCGCGACCGTGCACATGGTCAGCGACCAGGCCTCGGCCCCGGTGAACTGGCGCTTGTTCGTGCCCGAGGCCTGGGAAGGCCCGGACATCAAGCACAAGCGAACCCGCCCGTACAGGCCCCAGACCAACGGCAAAGTCGAGCGCTACAGCTGCACCATGCTCGATGAATGGGCCTACGCCAAACCCTACGCATCAGAAAGCGAGCGTGTTGCCGCTTTCACCGACTGGCTCCATCACTACAATCATCACCGAGGCCACACCTCACTCAAAGGTCAGCCACCGGCCAGCCGCGTCACTAACCTCTCAGGTCAATACACCTAG
- a CDS encoding LLM class flavin-dependent oxidoreductase: MNRPALTRRTMTYTSTASSSVPTVQPTENRLKLGVFAINGGAAFTNHPDRFVPTWENNLRIAQQADRLGIEKLVSASRWKPFHKDGHYSGDLFETFTWAAAVAAVTEHIEVVSTVHLATVHPIIAAKSAATVDLISGGRFGMNLVCGWYRAEMEMFGTAMPGHDDRYSLADEWVEIFNRLWSDPRSFDYDGTFYQLKGAIAQPHAPFPRPTLLNAGGSERGRAFAAKNCDIAFVVPQDPRPEAIRRQVEEYRRQARDIHGKEIEVWMSCYVVQRDTREQADAYVQDYVVNQGDAEGVDSFMANNVGNAETWPPEVVQHVRFAVAAGYGGYPLVGSAEDIAEKLSALSDAGVDGFLMSWLDYEGGLTAFSQSVLPQLEQAGLRAPGRQQF; encoded by the coding sequence ATGAATCGGCCCGCGCTCACCAGGAGAACCATGACGTACACCTCAACCGCTTCCTCATCCGTTCCGACCGTCCAGCCCACAGAAAACCGGCTCAAACTCGGAGTTTTTGCCATAAACGGGGGTGCGGCCTTTACAAATCACCCGGACAGGTTCGTGCCTACTTGGGAGAATAACCTGAGAATCGCCCAGCAAGCGGACCGTCTCGGCATCGAGAAACTCGTCTCAGCGTCCAGGTGGAAACCCTTCCACAAAGACGGACACTACTCAGGAGATCTTTTCGAGACCTTTACCTGGGCGGCGGCAGTTGCCGCCGTAACGGAGCATATCGAAGTGGTCAGCACGGTACATCTGGCAACGGTCCACCCGATCATCGCGGCAAAGTCTGCTGCAACGGTGGATCTGATCTCGGGCGGCCGCTTCGGCATGAATCTGGTCTGCGGCTGGTACCGGGCCGAAATGGAAATGTTCGGCACCGCCATGCCGGGCCACGATGACCGCTATTCCCTCGCCGATGAATGGGTCGAAATCTTCAACCGCTTGTGGTCTGATCCGCGCAGCTTCGATTATGATGGCACGTTTTATCAGCTCAAAGGAGCCATCGCCCAGCCCCACGCACCTTTCCCCAGGCCGACTCTGTTGAATGCAGGGGGGTCTGAACGGGGTCGTGCCTTCGCGGCGAAAAATTGTGACATCGCGTTTGTCGTCCCGCAGGACCCCCGGCCGGAAGCCATTAGGCGCCAGGTGGAGGAATACCGCCGGCAGGCGCGGGACATCCATGGAAAGGAGATCGAAGTCTGGATGTCATGCTACGTGGTGCAGCGTGACACCCGTGAGCAGGCCGATGCCTATGTCCAGGATTACGTGGTGAATCAGGGCGACGCCGAAGGAGTGGATTCGTTCATGGCAAACAACGTCGGCAACGCCGAGACCTGGCCGCCAGAAGTAGTGCAGCATGTGCGTTTCGCTGTGGCTGCCGGCTACGGCGGCTATCCTCTCGTGGGTTCAGCTGAGGACATTGCTGAAAAGCTCTCTGCTCTTTCGGATGCAGGCGTAGACGGGTTCCTCATGTCCTGGCTGGACTACGAGGGCGGTCTGACTGCCTTCAGCCAGTCGGTGTTACCGCAATTGGAACAGGCAGGGCTCCGGGCTCCCGGCCGCCAGCAGTTTTGA
- a CDS encoding flavin reductase family protein → MQTVQIPLDRASGVAIEPRSFRNTLGHFASGITIIAGASDGEPIGFTCQSFYSVSTEPPLISFSVMLNSTTYPKIRATGRFSVNVLSHSQHEISNQFARKGTDKWAGIDWKPTAKRNPVIAGTLMWLDCEITAEYVAGDHYVVIGRVHEMSTPEWHAGQPLLYFKGQYRHLLQLEAG, encoded by the coding sequence ATGCAAACAGTTCAAATCCCCTTGGACAGGGCCAGCGGCGTTGCAATCGAGCCCCGCTCATTCCGCAACACCCTCGGGCACTTCGCTTCGGGCATCACGATCATTGCGGGAGCTTCTGACGGTGAACCCATCGGATTCACCTGCCAGTCGTTCTACAGCGTTTCGACTGAACCGCCGCTGATTTCCTTCAGCGTCATGCTGAACTCCACCACCTATCCGAAGATCCGCGCAACAGGCAGGTTTTCCGTCAATGTTCTCTCCCACTCACAGCACGAGATTTCCAACCAGTTCGCCCGTAAAGGGACCGACAAGTGGGCAGGTATTGACTGGAAACCTACAGCAAAACGCAACCCTGTCATAGCGGGAACACTCATGTGGCTCGACTGTGAAATAACGGCGGAGTACGTCGCGGGGGACCACTACGTCGTCATCGGGCGCGTCCACGAAATGAGCACCCCCGAGTGGCACGCCGGCCAACCACTGCTCTACTTCAAAGGCCAATACCGCCACCTCCTCCAACTCGAAGCAGGATAG